The genomic window TactgtaaataaaaacatcagTCTTGTAAATGTTATATCTGTTAAGTGTCCTAAATATCATAGTAATATAAGAATACAAAGTTAAATTTTACCATACCAAATCAAGGCATGAGCATTTTAGGACCCAATTCATTTTGTAAGAAAAAATACAAGTTTTCTTAAGTTTCTTGATTACAGTTCAATGAATATAGTTAAGTAAAAATTAATGCTCTTTCtctttttattaaacattttttgttatatttttatggtAAGTTTTAAATTCCATTTGATTCAATAACTCTATATAAATGAaggaaaataaacaacaaaatgtatatttcccACAAGAATACTTACGATGAAGCAAATTTTGCTATTAGTAACATGATGAGGGCCACACCAACTATTCCTATTATAACATATTGTGAGTATTGTGCTGGTACCTTCTGCCATGCTCTAGCTAATGGGCCCTAAAAAGAAACATAGATGTCATGAGCATTCTTCAAAATATTAGTTTTAGTTTAAGCAACTATTTTTTTTGCAAGTGAATAATGCACCAGAAATTtttcttagcttaatttgacaaaagtaAACTGAACTGGCTGCTCAAAGCGAataattatttcactttcattaatgattgaataaTACAAAATCACAACTTATTCTTTTTCAATATCTTGTAGCCAACGGACCTTCAAACACGGAAAACGTTTTGGGAAGTTGAAGAACTATCTGACTGCCTATACAATGTTaagagaaatataaaacaaatttttcttATCTAAGAAAGGACTTCTGTCCAAAGTCTTACCAAGTATAGAGACATAGTTGCCAGAATGTCTTCACCAAGAACTTTTACAACTTCAGATTTTGTGCTCACTAAATAAGTTGCTAGTAATATTAATGGTAACAGCATGCCTATAAAACCAAACAATGCTCCACGGAACTTTGCCTTAAGATTCACAGAGGCTGTGAcactgaaaataaaagtaaaacatttataattttattatctattaaaggagtaggtcctgtAATAACTTAGGCCGATTTTCACCATAAATTTCAGGTTATCTGCTAAAAGATTACGGACTCTTTTTAATTGCCTacttcagttgattcaattatttaatgtgaaagatttgaactgatttagtcattttaGATGctcaaattcaagcttaaatatgaaaatctaTCAAGTATGCCctaatatgtcacttttcagatggatTTTGTCGAAAAGGAACgtggccacatccgtgttcaCTCTCAACAAtgctcaacctttatatatgttatgtattctCATAAATACctcttacatttaaatattaagaatgaacacaaatgtggCGACTTCCATTTAAGaagaaaaccgtctaaaattaaactcaaatgctaaaattgtgaagatttcagtaatttagaatgacttaatgatgctcattcccgatatatgtgcattatattgtcaaaaacagccaatatttttgtagcagaagtattctacactccaataaatagctaaaagtttacattttaacaattttgtaaaaacaattatattttggggccaaaatcggGCCTTACTACTCCTTTGTATGTAGTGTTTTACTCTTAAGGGTTCCGTAGCCCCATTTTAGCTTTACTACCTTTACTTACtgtatatttatttcaattctgTGGATTGAGTAAATATTGTATTTAATCATGAAtaaagtctacatacaagccCTAAGAAACGTGAACGCGGATGAAAAGTTAAAGTTGTGATTCACCACACCCCATCAATTCACACAAGAGaacacacgctgaaatgtctcgccttctttactaatcattgatattatgttgatagtcctaaatataaagctttattacaactgtcacataaactcaacattaaccaagaaaactaaacattgatcaacatagtatgtccttattatctacaaaatttcatgaaattctgttgtgtggtttgagaggagttgcgatgacaaactgttgcagtagtacattaaagtaaataagttcaaaggggcgtaactcctagaaaaaaaattgaatcgcaatttcccgtcgatatgcacaactacatagtatgtccttattatctgaaaaggtttcctgaaattctgttgtgtggtttgagaggagttgcgatgacaagaaacaggactgacggacggactgacagacggacggacgggtcaaaaacattataccctgcgcaacttcgttgcgtggggtataataaaatctgcacgactgacatatagatcataaaatatttctatacaccaaatatagttgcaTATGATattagaaccagatgctccgcagggcgcagctttatacgaccgcagaggttgaaccctgaacggtttgggcaagtatggacacaacattcaagctggattcagatctaaatttggattgtgattaaatagttgacacagcataggtttctgacacagaatgaatgtggtctaatgaacttaaaatattttttttgcctttgagcaattcactatactgttgaaaaaatgtttgaagaaattttctttttatttatgaaatctgaaataagagaaatttacccccccccttttttttttcacatccccctttccctttttctaaaactgatctcaattcaaatttctaatggagtttgcaacaataactactcatttaaatacatcataaaatattaaaatgtaaaataaagtgcttgttatcactgaatggtaaagattgttttaatttatcagttggtagtaaaagtgaatatacattgtatattgtataaaacaatgatttaagttgattcaactactattctagacaaagaaagataactccaattgaaaatttcttgctattgcacaatattgtgcaattagatatttcatgctattgcgcaatactgtgcaattgaaaatatttgctattgcacaatactgtgcaattgaagatttcttgctattgcgcaatagtggcaattgaaaatttcttgctattgcacaatactgtgcaattgaagatttcttgctattgctgagtactgtgcaattgaaaatttcttgctattgcacaatactttatataataattttggatcctgatttgaaacaacttgaaaactgggcccataatcaaaaatctaagtacatgtttagattcagcatatcaaaaaagcccaagaattcaatttttgttaaaatcaaacttagtttaatattggaccctttggactttaatgtagaccaatttgaaaatgggaccaaaaattaagaatctacatacacagttagatttggaatatcaaagaaccccaattattcaatttttgatgaaatcaaacaaagtttaattttggaccccgatttggaccaacttgaaaactgggccaataatcaaaaatctaagtacatctttagattcagcatatcaaagaaccccaaggattcaatttttgttaaaatcaaactaagtttaattttggaccctttggaccttaatgtagaccaatttgaaaatgggaccaaatattaagaatctacatacacagttagattcggcatatcaaagaaccccaattattcaatttttgatgaaatcaaacaaagttcaattttggaccctttggaccccttattcctaaactgttgggaccaaaactcccaaaatcaaagccaaccttctttttatggttataaaccttgtgtttaaatttcatagatttctatttacttatactaaagttatggtgcgaaaaccaagaataatgcttatttgggcccctttttggtccctgttgggacctcaactcccaaaatcaatctcaacctttcttttgtggtcataaaccttgtgttaaaatttcatagatttctattcacttttactaaagttaagagtgcgaaaactaaaagtattcggatgacgacgacgacgacgccaacatcataccaatatacaaccaaaaaattttcaatttttgcggtcgtataaaaatagaccaaaaatcaaaaacttaactttgaccactgaaccatgaaaatgaggtcaaggtcagatgacacctgtcagctagacatgaacaccttacaatcattccatacacaaaatatagtagacctactgcatacagtataagaaaaaccgACCAATacacaaaaacttaattataaccactgaaccatgaaaatgaggtcaagttcagatgaacctgccagttggacaccttacagtccttccatacaccaaatatactagacctatttcttatagtatctgagatatggacttgaccaccaaaacttaaccttgttcactgatccatgaaatgaggtcgaggtcaagtgaaaactgtctgacgggcatgaggaccttgcagggtacgcacataccaaatatagttatcctattacttacaataagagagaatttaacattacaaaaaatcttaacttttttttcaagtagtcactgaaccatgaaaatgaggtcaaggacattggacatgtgactgacagaaagtttgtaacatgaggcatccatatacaaagtatgacgCATCCAGGTCttacaccttctaaaatattaagcttttaagaagttagctaaagcCGCCGCGCCGCCagaagttgcaggctcgacaaaaaactgtTATttcatgaataataataaatccttaGTGATATATTATTATTTAGCTGCAATATATATTCTTTCAtccttttttttcaagaaaatttttagttcgttagttttctaaattgaactgttccacattttttatgtcaggtCCTTTTATAGCCGATCATACAgtatgggattttctcattgttgaaagtcatATGGTTGCCTTTAGTGGATAGTTCTCATTGGCAAATTGCCTTATTCCTATGTATCctcataaatgtaaaatatgtctttttcaatgttttgttttgcatatcCCCAATATCTGCAagaaataatgatttaaaaagttGTTTCAATGTTTTACAGCAGTTTTCATACTTCCACActtaatcaaatatgaaaaatatgtataAGCCATGTTAAAATGAACAACATGTAGTGTTGTGGCAAGTCATTACCTGTCTTTTTCTAATTTATCTTCAACAATTTCTGCAATTTGATCACAATCTTTCTCCAGGGAGTTGAGTGTAGTCTGAATTGTCTGGTTAATTGTCTTTTCAATATCCTTGCATACTTCTTCTATCTGATTGGCACATCTACTACCCTAACAAACAATAAAGTACAATAACTGACCAAGAGGTTTATAAAAGACCAGGATGtcgacacagagatatgtctcatcTATATgtaactttgataattttttaaattatttgaatggCAACACTTAACAATAttattagttttgtttttattttattactataGACAAAGGAATTTCTCTTTATTCAATTCAAGCTTTTATTAATTACAATTAATTATAATTactgtatacatttttttactaAGAAATACTAGTAAGTGGACAACTCTGAAGATAACTATTAtttattattagttttaaaaataaataaattaaatatccatgGAATAAAGTGGATGGTCAAGTATTCTTTTAGTGTCAACTCTGATGCAGCTTGGTTGTATGGTGGGAAGAAATAAGAAAATGACATCATGAACCTCTagcaaaatcgaaaaaaaatttgtagatttatCAATTAATTCGCAAAGGAGCCTTTAGGGTTGGTTTTGCAAGGCTCTAGCATTCTTTGCATTTTTGCCTTAGTTGTATATGGTTGAATATCAAAGGCAACAATGCAAAGTAATTATAATGTGCCTCACTTCAATGTTACCAAAATCAAAATTgtgtaaaaaacacattttacatGCAACATACCTTGGAATTCATATTTGGAACATAAATTGTTGGCATGTCAAATCCTGTTCTGTTTAATCCAGGTCTTTTACACAACTCTTGGACAATCTGCATCATTACTCTCTGtaaatacataatatttttatgacaaattaaaacatttcaatttccTTGATTTATCTCCCTTTTCCAGTCATTATTAGGTTTTTGAGAAATCAGATTTTATCCCCTTTAAGaaacaagagtacacacgctgaaatgtctcgccttctttactaatcattgcttttatgttgatagtcctaaatataaagctttattacaactgtcacgtaaacttaacaataaccaagaaaactaaacattgaccaatgaaccatgaaaatgaggtcaaggtcagatgaaccatgccaggcaggcatgaaCAGCAAACAAttcttctatacaacaaatatagttgatctactGCATGTCTATAgtttatgaaaaacaaaccaaaacacaaaaaacttaacactgagcaatgaaccgtgaaaatgaggtcaaaggtcaaataaaacctgcgagactgacatTAGATTATAAAAtaagaccaaaactaaaaaactttactttaaccactgaaccatgaaaatgaggtcaaggtcagatgacacctgacaatcattccatacacaaaatatagtagacctattgcatacagtataagaaaaccagaccaaaacacaaaaacttgtaACTATCTCCACTAAACCATGATAAttgggtcaaggtcagatgacacctgccagttggacatgtacacctcacagtccttccatacaccgaatatattgCTTATTGtatatgagatatggacttgatcaccaaaactaaaccttgttcactgatccatgaaatgaggtcgaggtcaagtgaaaactgtctgacgggcatgaggactgtgcaaggtacgcacataccaaatatagttatcctattactttttaacttttacttttttaacgagaatttaatattacaatactttttttcaagtagtcactgaatcatgaaaatgaggtcaaggtcattggacatgtgactgatggaaagttcataatatgaggcatccatatataaagtatgaagcatccaggtcttccaccttctaaaatatgaagcttttaagaagttagctaacgccgccggatcactatccctatgtcgagctttctgcaataAATGTCGCAggctatacaaaaaaaaaaaatttcaagactTTTAGCCCTTTCCACTCAAGTAGATTTCTTCGACATTGATGAAACTGATGAATAAATCAATTCTCTTGGTTTATGTCCCTTTGCACTCATTAAGTGAATTTGGAAAACACAAAtactaaaatataaatcaaatgatATAGGATCAAGGACACAGTTATATGATTTTGTTCAGGAACTACTGTATGAGAAGTAAATAATACCTAatttatttcatgaatttttataaaCTATTTACCCTGCATATTCACTGGACAAAACAAACACATGTGCAAAGATTTCTTTTACTAGGTTTATAAACGTTGCACTTAATTTCTTATCAGGAACCCCCTAATTCTGCAAGTTTCATAGTATTTGTGAATTTTGGTCCATGACAATTTTCTACTGAATTACACATTAACTAACCTGCCTATCACTTTCATGTCCAGCCTCATCAGCTTTACTGAGGTAAAACCTAATCCTATCAGCATGTTTATGGTTCAGTTCTTCCACCAAGTTGAGAGTCCTCTTACATAAAGCCTGGCCAATAGGGTCAAAGAACACAAATATCAAATCAGCTAAGTCacctgaaaaagaaaatttaataatgttgaaagacctataaaaaatctgaaaaacactctttttttttttttacctctgtTTGAATCTGAATTcaaaaacaacatacattttacctatcaacACTTTATAAAGGTTTTATcctaaaaatatgacaaaaacatcAAGTCAATGCACCATTAGGTGAAGGTACAGAATCATTTAATGTCCAATACATCAAGATATGCCAATGTtaatacaactacataccaaatatcattgatttatcaAAAGTGGTTCCCATTAAAATGACCTAGTCACAAACTTTAACAAATTGCTGGCAGGGTGGACAGAAACCTCTTATTCAAGTCTTGCTCTTTGATCTATCAGGCAGATGCATGTCTGTTATGGTATTTTTTCATCATAAAGATTAAATAGGTATTTTCAATAAATtggtttgaaaattcaaaaattagtcTCTTAAAAAAACCAAGAcagtacatttttttcaattgtcAAATATTTAGGAATATACTGCGTGTACATTTCAAAATGCtgcttttaaattaaattatacatcTATGCAACAGCTGCCTGTGAAAAAATTAACCTAGCTACCAATCAAACACCACCTGGGGGAGGATTACAAATGGTAAATACATTTCTTAAATCCAGAACTTAAATATTCAACTGGtgtggaaattaaaaaaaaatactgccaacatttttgtgttaaaaacCAACTGCTGTTCACACTTAAATGAACAGAAACAGGAACTAGGTGTCTGACAGATACACAAGTCACACATGTATAGATTGATTAATGTGTGCTGCAGacttaattataaatataaagtcATTCTGTATAGTAACATTGGAGAAATATGGGACGAAAATTTTTAAGTCCATTCTGTCTTCTAATTTATGAGAAAAGtacaatgaaaatatttgttggaCGAACTGACAGACAGACAGCCAAGTTGATTAAATGTGTGTATAATAATCTTTCCACTATTCACTTAAaactaattatttatattttcatatataatattaCCGAGCCAGAGGATAGACTTGTTGACATCAAATGGATATTTCATGTCTCCATCTACAAGCCCTGGTGTATCTACAAATGTCACTAAGCTGAATTTCTTCTGCTTTGACGTGGAGATTTCTGTTGTGAGGTAGTCTGTTACTCCTGAAAGTGAAGAGAGTAAATTATCATCtagtatatatttcattatttcttatatgatttgcatatctacaCTTACTTTGATAATTAAAGTCTGTAAGAAAATTTATTGTTTGCTCTTTGATAGACCATTTAGCCAAACCTAATTTTGTAACCTTTGTATTCTATgccattgtcaattttataaattcatgCACTACACCAAGGAAAATAATCCTTGGATTTTGAAAAAGTTGAAATTCACTTAAGAAATAAAGAAGAAGAATGGACACATATGTCCCCCCTAAAGGTtgacaatttttcaatttttcaatttaaaaagagGCATGATtctaaaactttaaataaatcagAACCCAAATTGGAACTCTGTCTGTTTGTTGTGGTTCTTAGAAGTGTGTATGAGTTTACTAAAATTGGAAAAAGACTCAAGTTGGTGCCAAATGGAATTTGGGACAGACAGACAACTGTACACCTTTATGTCCCCTTCACAGAGCAATCAAAACCCACATGTGTATGTTGATAATTATATGATGAAacctactattttttttttagagattatTGATTCTTGAACCAGACCACAGACCAGCACAAAAGCAGAATTCTGGTGCGAGTCCTGAACCAGACAAGCAAACTTTACACAAAAGCAGAGTTCTGGTGGGAGTCAAAAATGTTTGACCATCCAAATTTTGCAAAAGACTGACACATAGCAAGAACTGCAAGCACCAGTCCTGGGGAAAAGAAGATTCCAATGTAAGATTGTTAACAAATAGCCCAATAAAACATTAATAACTTTACTTTATTAACCAACTACAatcttaaatgttgtgtccatactagccccaactgttcagtgttcgacctctgcggttgcataaagctgtgccctgcggagcatctggttctaatattaagtttaaatttattttttttaaattgtcacacttatttaaagaaatgaacgacattttgatttaatcaatGTCCTGTTTCAACTGTTTGTAATGCATGGCTGTGATTTCGTAATGCACGGGTGTGATTTTGTAATGCATGACTGGCTGTAGCAATTTCTCCCTTCATAATGACCAGTTGTCGAAATTTTCCTGTTATAAAGTATGGGCATTTCTATacatacagctctgaatttggattgtgattaaaaagttgacacaacataggtttctgacacaaaatgaatgtggtctaagaacttaaacttgaaaacttttaaaattttaaattggacatttacctattatggtccaatatccaaaatctaaatacatggttaaattcagcatatatcatagaaccccaagaattcaattttggatgaaatcaaataatgttcaattttggaccctttagacatcaatttggaccaatttgaaaaccaggcccaaatatcaaaaatctaaatacatggttagattcagcatatcaaagaaccccaagaattcgatttttgttaaaatcaaactaagtttaattttggaccctttggaccttaatgtagaccaatttgaaaacagaaccaacaagaatgtgtccacagtacacggatgccccactcgcactatcattttctatgtttaaaggactgtgaaattggaataaattctctaatttggcattaaaattagaatgatcttatcaaagggaacatgtatactaagtttcaagttgattggacttctactttatcaaaaactaccttgaccaaaaactttaacctgaaatttgcactatcattttctatgttcagtgaaccgtaaaattggggtcaaaactctaatttggcatttaaattagaaagatcatatcatagggcacatgtatactaagtttcaagttgattggacttcaacttcatcaaaaactaccttgaccaaaaactttaacctgaagccaaaaactttaacctgaaatttgcactatcattttctatgttcagtgaaccgtaaaattggggtcaaaactctaatttggcatttaaattagaaagatcatatcatagggcacatgtatactaagtttcaagttgattggacttcaacttcatcaaaaactaccttgaccaaaaactttaacctgaagcgggacagacggacggacgaacgaacagacggacggacagacggacggacggacgcacagaccagaaaacataatgcccataaatggggcataaaaattaagaatctaaatacacagttagatttggcatatcaaagaaccccaataattcatttttttatgaaatcaaacaaagtttaattttggacccttttggtccctaattcctaaactgttgagaccaaaactccaaaaatcaatccaaatcttccttttgtagtcataaaccttaagttaaaaattcatagatttctgtttacttaatactaaagttattgtgtgaaaaccaagaaaaatgcttatttgggcacttttttgcccctaattcctaaactgttgtgaccaaaactcccaaaatcaatcccaaccttccttttgtggtcataaaccttgtgtttaaatttcatagatttctatttactcatactacagttatagtgcgaaaaccaaatgtctttggacgaagacgacgccaacgtcgtaccaatatacgaccaaataaagggctgcgctttagcgcatgatacgcccgttgctcttttaacttgtcttttatgctttaaatgaatttatatgatcaactagaaatatatatacaaatcaaaagggatgttacattaatatattcaccaaagtttcataaaatcccccttttttaagtataaaaattcattacttaagaaaacgtaaaatctaaaatttataaaaatggaaagggagcttatgtcaatagatataaacaatttatcaaagttgcataaaattttgtgaaagtgttagttattgtcccaaaattggaaaatccccccttttttaagcataaaaattcataacacggaaatgtaaaatctgaaatttataaaaattgaaagggagcttacatcaatagatatgaacaattcaccaaagtttcatggacattggtgaaagcctttttgagttattgtccgaagtgttgaaaatccccctttttttatgaataaagccccataaatccaaaacttaaaatctgaaatttataaaaattgaaagggagcttacatcaatagatattaacaattcaccaaagtttcatagaCATTGGTgaaaagcctttttgagttattgtccgaagtgttgaaaatccccctttttttatgaataaagccccataaatccaaaacttaaaatctgaaatttataaaaattgaaagggagcttacatcaatagatataaacaattcaccaaagtttcatggacattggtgaaagcctttttgagttattgtccgaagtgttgaaaatcccccccttttttatgaataaagccccataaatccaaaacttaaaatctgaaattaaaaaaaaacgaaagggagcttacgtcaatagatataaacaattcacttaagtttcatggaaattggtgaaagtgtttttgagttattgtccgaagtgtggacgacggacggacggacggacaaccgTATACCAtgatacgtcccgtctaaaagacgggcgtataaaaattgatGGTTgtataaaaacaagtttaaatgaTGTTCAGCGTTTGATAACGACCTGAAAAGGAAATATTTCACAGCCTTTTTCGAGTACAACTTTCGATTATTATCACGGTTTCATTTCCGTTGTTCAATACTCAGAATGCAGACTACTCAAGACAAAGATTAAGAATAGTTATACTGTCTGATTTATTCTTACCAGCTACTTAATATTTGCTagatgaaatgaattttaatagaATAAAATTCAGTACTTGGATGAGAAATCAGAAATTACATCTGACAGTCACAATGTTGACCAAAATTCAATCTTGAATGCGAAAAGACAAGTTTAGCTATGAAATTCCTGTATCTTCTTCACAGTAAGTTTCTTACTCTTTGTTTAATTGAAGAATTAAAAccatttaataaaaatgttataaaactggATTTTTCTGTATTGGTCCTGTTGTAGATTTGTAGTAAGCTGTATAATTTTGAATGAAGTTgccttagttggttaataaaagtatcaatatatggactttttcatattggccctgttACATGCCCTTGAtattaataatggcctcggacagTTGTAATGGCCCTTGGCGTTGCCAGAAGGCCATTACAACCATCCTTGGTCATTATTAATACCTCAggcatgttacagggccaatatgaaaaagtccatacattaatactataataatacATTGACCTTAAAAATAGACAGGCTAATTAACACTCACTTTAGGGGAACAAACTTCCCAATTAACCAAACTGGTGACTCATTCAACTTTGTTAAGtcaattttatatatagtttttaaaactaaaatagaTCTACAGACTTTAGGACCTTTCTAATCTTAAACAAATTAGGCTATGTTAGAACTCCTTTCCAAGTATGTGGTAACAGGATGTAAGTGACTGTTGAGCAGCAAATCAGAAAACTCGGTAAAGAAAGGTCAGAAAAACCATGAGAAATTCAAACCAATTTGTACATTTCtatctacatgtatgtacaatacaTACTTAGATCTTTAAGTTTCACACTCCCACCTCAATCAGtgtaataaaacaattttattccCTAATAAGACATGTAAAATGCTCTATTAATACAGTCAttcatcacttatttttttacaatGACATTCGTAGGACTATTCAAGGGTAAAATACCAACAAGTACCATACTTCTAATTTTAACTACAAGGTAACTGTCGAACTAGGTGAGATTTCCTTTCTGACATATGACTCTATTGATTATCTTGAATTACAATTAtgattatatatgtatgtatccacatatatcaatataaatctacaaataaaatatttgcatgTA from Mytilus galloprovincialis chromosome 5, xbMytGall1.hap1.1, whole genome shotgun sequence includes these protein-coding regions:
- the LOC143075994 gene encoding EH domain-containing protein 4-like; this translates as MSGKVRQRTSANAADSATQSVNEKILKECHSLYTEPENGMVKIAEGLGLSLLAPRKKITVLMIGNHSAGKSSFINWYVEEHVQRTGVAIETQGFSFITSGRKRESLTGNATLHLYPHFEPLRQIEGVTDYLTTEISTSKQKKFSLVTFVDTPGLVDGDMKYPFDVNKSILWLGDLADLIFVFFDPIGQALCKRTLNLVEELNHKHADRIRFYLSKADEAGHESDRQRVMMQIVQELCKRPGLNRTGFDMPTIYVPNMNSKGSRCANQIEEVCKDIEKTINQTIQTTLNSLEKDCDQIAEIVEDKLEKDSVTASVNLKAKFRGALFGFIGMLLPLILLATYLVSTKSEVVKVLGEDILATMSLYLGPLARAWQKVPAQYSQYVIIGIVGVALIMLLIAKFASSTKPTLSRKQKKSLLEVRDYVQNTVKSKKQKLYQEYLKQSVADHDL